Proteins co-encoded in one Pseudoliparis swirei isolate HS2019 ecotype Mariana Trench chromosome 7, NWPU_hadal_v1, whole genome shotgun sequence genomic window:
- the LOC130196944 gene encoding dual specificity protein phosphatase 18-like yields MANRESHNILSRHLPPGPSRLVAAGCFTSCMHQSGLAGLSGLCRVTDHLYLSNVRAARDSAQVTRCRINCIVNVTETRSRCPLHPGVEYVHIPLPDSPLSPLGEHFDDVADKIQFTAERGGRTLVHCNAGVSRSASLCMAYLMKHRGVPLLEAHGWVRSCRPVVRPNNGFWKQLIRYEMELRGCTSVRMVVSSMGEVPDIYEQEARNMIPL; encoded by the coding sequence ATGGCTAACCGGGAATCTCACAACATTCTTTCCCGACATCTTCCCCCCGGTCCGTCCCGCCTGGTCGCAGCGGGGTGCTTCACGTCGTGTATGCATCAGTCGGGTCTCGCCGGGCTGTCAGGCCTGTGCCGAGTCACCGACCATCTCTACCTCAGCAATGTCCGAGCGGCGAGAGACTCCGCCCAGGTGACCCGGTGCAGGATCAACTGCATCGTGAACGTCACTGAGACCCGGAGCCGCTGCCCTCTTCACCCCGGGGTGGAGTACGTCCACATCCCGCTGCCCGACTCCCCGCTGTCTCCCCTCGGCGAGCATTTTGACGACGTGGCGGATAAAATACAGTTTACCGCAGAGCGCGGCGGCCGCACTTTGGTGCACTGCAACGCCGGCGTGAGCCGCTCCGCCTCCCTGTGCATGGCCTACCTGATGAAGCACCGCGGGGTGCCTCTCCTGGAGGCCCACGGGTGGGTGAGGAGCTGCCGACCCGTCGTGAGGCCCAATAACGGCTTCTGGAAACAGCTCATCCGCTATGAGATGGAGCTCCGTGGGTGCACCTCTGTCCGAATGGTGGTGTCCTCCATGGGAGAGGTGCCAGACATTTATGAACAGGAGGCCAGAAATATGATACCACTGTGA